A genomic stretch from Larus michahellis chromosome 7, bLarMic1.1, whole genome shotgun sequence includes:
- the SLC4A3 gene encoding anion exchange protein 3 isoform X3 has protein sequence MTTLREREEAAKESEGGSSPEIAISTCIRNSLGYEDFDEFAFNFEDYDLWEAIRNHLGYPGGEPTCHRFEDNPGVRRHLMKKPSRSQITRTSKKLASTPSVKKKKKKKKLDRKPHEVFVELNELVVDKNQEMHWRETARWIKFEEDVEEDTARWGKPHVASLSFRSLLELRKTIAHGAVLLDLEQTTLPGIAHLMVETMIISDQIRAEDRANVLRALLLKHSHPNDEKEGFFPRNHSSSSMNSIVGNHHHNHTTDTCVPLMGEERIEMADPKANETECKEKNLHLHNSEGHRKYLKLMEKIPEDAEATVVLVGCVQFLEQPTMAFVRLNEAVFLESVLEVPIPVRFIFVLLGPSQANMDYHEIGRSISTLMSDKHFHEAAYMADDRQDLLNAINEFLDCSIVIPPSEVEGKDLLKSIATFQKLLLRKRKEREQKSMKEGTVQEAKELCEVKAEEEEEEAEDDPLKRTGIFFGGLVRDIKRRYPKYLSDIRDALHSQCLAAVLFIYFAALSPAITFGGLLGEKTEGLMGVSELIISTSVLGILFSLLGAQPLLVIGFSGPLLVFEEAFYKFCQTQGIEYLTGRVWIGLWLIVFIFIIVAAEGSFLVRYISPFTQEIFAFLISLIFIYETFYKLYKVFAEHPLLKFYPPNVQSGLNASMLSADAVSLGIRMQPNTALLSLILMLGTFFIAFFMRKFKNSRFLGGKARRIIGDFGIPISILVMVLVDYTITDTYTQKLNVPSGLSVTSPHKRGWFIHPMGSSGTFPMWMMFASAIPALLVFILIFMETQITTLIVSKKERKLLKGSGFHLDLLLIGTMGGLCALFGLPWLTAATVRSVTHVNALTVMSKAIAPGEKPKIEEVKEQRVTGVLIAALVGLSIVMGNMLRQIPLAVLFGIFLYMGVTSLTGIQLYERLLLIFMPSKHHPDHIYVVKVKTWRMNLFTCIQLACIVLLWVVKSTVASLAFPFVLIMTVPLRRFVLPRFFHDRELKALDSEDAEPNFDEDGRDEYNELHMPV, from the exons ATGACAACCCTTCGAGAGAGAGAAGAGGCAGCGAAGGAATCGGAAGGGGGCAGCAGCCCGGAGATAGCGATAAGCACCTGCATTCGCAACTCGCTCGGCTATGAAGACTTTGATGAATTTGCCTTCAATTTTGAAGACTATGATTTATGGGAGGCCATCAGAAACCATCTGGGCTACCCAGGCGGGGAGCCCACCT GCCACCGTTTTGAAGATAATCCTGGTGTGAGGAGGCATCTGATGAAAAAACCATCTCGTAGTCAGATCACCAGGACAAGCAAAAAATTAGCGTCAACTCCATCtgtcaagaaaaagaagaagaagaagaagttgGATAGAAAGCCCCATGAG GTGTTTGTGGAGCTGAATGAGCTGGTGGTGGATAAGAACCAGGAGATGCACTGGAGGGAGACGGCCCGCTGGATCAAGTTTGAGGAGGATGTGGAGGAGGACACAGCAAGGTGGGGGAAACCCCACGTGGCTTCACTGTCCTTCCGCAGCCTGTTGGAGCTCAGGAAGACGATTGCCCACG GTGCTGTCCTCCTTGACCTGGAGCAGACCACGCTGCCCGGCATCGCTCACCTGATGGTGGAGACCATGATCATCTCTGACCAGATCAGAGCAGAAGACCGAGCCAACGTGCTGCGTGCCCTGCTGCTGAAGCACAG CCACCCCAACGATGAGAAAGAGGGCTTCTTCCCAAGGAACCACTCCAGCTCCAGCATGAACTCCATCGTGGGgaaccaccaccacaaccacaCCACCGACACCTGCGTGCCCCTCATGGGGGAAGAGCGTATTGAGATGGCTGACCCCAAGGCCAATGAGACTGAGTGCAAGGAG AAAAACCTGCATCTCCATAACTCTGAGGGCCACCGTAAATACCTAAAGCTGATGGAGAAGATCCCTGAAGATGCAGAAGCCACAGTGGTCCTCGTGG GTTGTGTGCAGTTCCTGGAGCAGCCAACTATGGCCTTTGTCCGACTAAATGAGGCCGTCTTCCTGGAATCTGTCTTGGAGGTCCCGATTCCTGTCAGATTCATCTTTGTGCTGCTGGGACCGAGCCAGGCCAACATGGACTACCATGAAATTGGCCGCTCAATCTCCACCCTCATGTCTGACAAG CACTTCCATGAGGCTGCATACATGGCAGATGACCGTCAAGACCTCCTCAATGCAATCAACGAGTTCTTGGACTGCAGCATTGTCATCCCCCCATCGGAGGTGGAGGGAAAAGACTTGCTCAAATCCATTGCCACCTTCCAGAAGTtgctgctgaggaagaggaaggagagggagcagaAGTCCATGAAGGAGGGGACTGTCCAGGAAGCCAAAG AGCTGTGTGAAGTGaaagctgaggaagaagaggaggaagctgaggaCGACCCTTTGAAGCGGACCGGGATATTTTTTGGAGGTCTGGTTCGGGACATAAAGCGCAGGTACCCCAAATACCTCAGTGACATCAGAGACGCCTTGCACAGCCAGTGTCTCGCGGCCGTTCTCTTCATCTACTTTGCTGCTCTCTCTCCTGCCATCACCTTCGGGGGACTCCTAG GAGAGAAAACTGAGGGTCTCATGGGGGTCTCCGAGCTGATAATCTCCACCTCGGTTTTAGGgatcctcttctccctgctcggAGCCCAGCCGCTTCTGGTCATTGGCTTCTCAGGGCCTCTGCTGGTGTTTGAAGAAGCTTTTTACAAG TTCTGCCAGACACAAGGCATTGAGTATCTGACAGGCAGAGTGTGGATTGGTTTGTGGCTCATCGTCTTCATCTTCATTATCGTGGCAGCTGAGGGAAGCTTCTTGGTGCGTTACATCTCGCCCTTCACCCAGGAGATCTTTGCTTTCCTCATCTCCCTCATCTTTATCTACGAGACCTTCTACAAACTGTACAAG GTGTTTGCAGAACATCCTCTGCTGAAGTTCTACCCACCGAATGTGCAGAGCGGCCTGAATGCCAGCATGCTCTCTGCGGATGCAGTGTCACTGGGAATCAGGATGCAGCCCAacactgctctcctctccctcatcCTCATGCTAGGCACCTTCTTCATTGCCTTCTTTATGCGCAAGTTCAAGAACAGCCGTTTCTTGGGAGGAAAG GCTCGGCGGATCATCGGAGACTTCGggatccccatctccatcctggTCATGGTGCTGGTGGATTACACCATCACTGACACATACACGCAG AAGCTGAATGTCCCCTCTGGCCTGTCGGTCACATCTCCTCACAAGCGTGGCTGGTTCATTCATCCCATGGGCAGCAGTGGGACCTTTCCGATGTGGATGATGTTTGCCTCTGCCATCCCAGCCCTCCTGGTCTTCATTCTTATCTTCATGGAGACACAGATCACTAC GCTGATTGTGAGCAAGAAGGAGAGGAAGCTGCTGAAAGGCTCTGGCTTCCACCTGGACCTGCTGCTCATAGGCACTATGGGGGGCCTTTGTGCGCTCTTCGGGCTGCCCTGGCTGACCGCAGCGACAGTGCGCTCCGTCACCCACGTCAATGCCCTCACGGTCATGAGCAAGGCCATTGCGCCAGGAGAGAAGCCCAAAATCGAGGAGGTGAAGGAACAGCGTGTGACCGGAGTGCTCATTGCTGCCCTCGTCG GTCTGTCCATTGTGATGGGGAACATGCTGCGGCAGATCCCTCTGGCTGTGCTCTTTGGCATCTTCCTCTACATGGGAGTTACGTCGCTCACCGGCATCCAGCTCTACGAGCGGCTGCTCCTGATCTTCATGCCGTCCAAACACCACCCTGACCACATCTATGTTGTCAAG GTGAAGACCTGGAGAATGAATCTCTTCACCTGCATTCAACTGGCCTGCATTGTGCTGCTCTGGGTGGTGAAATCTACGGTGGCCTCCCTGGCCTTCCCCTTCGTCCTGATCATGACAGTGCCATTGCGACGCTTCGTGCTGCCCCGCTTCTTCCATGACAGGGAGCTCAAAGCG TTGGACTCGGAGGATGCAGAACCGAACTTTGATGAGGACGGCCGGGATGAGTACAATGAGCTGCACATGCCCGTGTGA